From the Chryseobacterium fluminis genome, the window GATAATTGCTTTGTAATATTCCACCGCATGTTTGTGATGGAGTATTTCAAGTGAAAAAAGACTTCCTCCCAACGGAGCTCCGAAAAGTGCGGTAAAACCGGATGCCATTCCTGCAATGCTCAAGGAGCGTAATTCTTCACCTTTGAGCCTGAAAATTTTCCCCAGCCACGTTCCTGTAGAACCTGTCACCTGAACTAAAGGTGCTTCCGGTCCCAAACTTCCTCCTGATGCTACACAGAAAAGAGATGACAGAATCATGGAAGGATTATTTTTCGGTTCCAGTTTTCCTTTATTAAACCTGATGTTATTGACAATTAAGTGAATTTCTCCGGGATCACCGATAAAGTGAATCACCAGTCCCGCCAGAAGACCTGATACGGCCATGGTAGGAATGACCATCCAGCCTTGAAACTGCGCTAGAAACTCAGTAAAGTGTTCAAGGACGATCCAGTACAGTCCGGCTATAATTCCACCGACCAGACCCGTGACAGCCCACATGAAAAAAGTCCGGCTGAATACAAACGGGTTAAATCTGATGGGCTGATCCAAAAGATTAAATGTTTTGATCAAACGTCTTCTTCTATTGATTTTCATTTTAATACATTTTTAAAATTACGATCATCATTCTGTATTAATTTCTGTTCCTGTTTAGTAAATAGTCTTGCAGAGAAACTATTCTTGTAAACGAAGGATTCCCAATCCGAATTGTACTTGTAACCCATCTGAATCAGGTTATGGCCACATCATGTTTTTTTATTAGACCGTGTTTTGACGCTCGCTTCGCTCGCGCTTCTTTTACATCCTGTTTTTAGCAAAATAAAAAATCAGCATTCCCCAGCTCAGGATCATCAGTAAACCTCCCAGTGGAGTAATGGGACCCAAAAACTTGAGATTGACCCCTAAATAATCCTGAAGACTCAGAAAATAAATGCTTACGGAGAACATAAAAGTTCCGATGATCATTAAAAGGGAAGTCCACTTTTCCGAAGGAGTTTCAAACTTCAGGATGTAGCCGACGATCAATAGAAAGAAGGCAGCATACATCTGATATCGCACTCCGGTTTCAAAGCTTTCCAGCCTTTCAACGGATAAAATTTTCTTTAAAGCGTGTGCGCCGAACGCTCCTAAAATTACGGACAGCATTCCGTAAACGGCACCAAAAATTAATGTAATTGTTTTCATTTTATAACTCTTCTAATTCTAGGGTTAAATATTTTTTTGTTTTATAATCCTGCCAGGTTCCAATGATTTTGCTTCCTTTCAAATCCGCTTCTATTAAGGCTCTTGGAACCCATTCTTTAAGTTCTTCGCTATGATAATCATCTTCGGTGATAGAAAAATGATTGTGAATAAACTCTCCTCTCCAGTTAATCGGTTTTTTATTCTTATCATACCAATAAGTGGCGGAAAAAGAATCGTCCTCATTAATTTCGTTAAACAAAACCGTAACAGGATATTTTCCGTCAATTTTTCCTTTGAACAGTTTATTCCCGGGTCCAGTCTGCTCTACCTTTTCCGAACCTGAAATCAGATTTTTACCATAAATACTCAGGTATTTTTCAAGTTCTTTATAGGTAAATTCAAGTTCATGACTTCCCAGATCGTCCAATGCCCTCATCGCATGGTTAGAACATCTGCCTGCCACAAAAGTAATTTTATCCTTACCAAAAAAATACCGGATACCCTTCAAAGTATGTTCTATGAAACAATCTTCATACATTGCAATTTGATCCTGAATCTCCTCTGATGGATTTTTTTCAGATTTTAATTTCAAAAGAAAGTCATTCACTCTTTTTTTTACTCTACTTTGAATCAAACCATTGACTGTTTTCCTGCTCTCTGCCTGAAATAAATCTTCAGCATTGATAAAATTTCCCGTCCTTAGATCAAAATTCTTCCAATCTTCAAATTCTTCAGGATAAGCTCCAGAAGCTTCACCATGAATACCCATTGTTAAGATATTTTTAGACGTTTCCAGTTTCTCCCAATCATAGAAGTAAACATAGTTGGAATAAGAATTGGTTGCGGTAGAGGCCAGTTTAAAAGGATTTCCACCAGAATTCGGAATATATTCCAGTTCTTTCACCTGCAGAAATGTATTGATCTTATCGGCAATTGCTGGATTTCCTGCATAAGTAACCACAGGAAATACAAAGTTTTCAGATTTTGGCGGCAGGTTATTTATTTTCACTTCTTTCTGCTGCGAAAAGCCTAACCCTGAAATCAGTAAGAAAAATACAATACTTTTTTTCACTATTTTGATTTTAAGTACATTAAAATGAACTTAGCAACCAACGTAGAGATTCCCAAAATGATAAACAGGTTGGAAAATCTTTTGGAACTCCTGAATCCGGGATGCTCAGTTTTTTTTAAAAAGAATCCGAAAATCAGAAATACGATGGGAATAATAATCTGCAGCATCAGTTTCCTCTCAAACGGTTAAATTCATTGATCACTTCGTGGTGGGTCACCGTTTTATCTTTAAAATAAGTGACAAAATGCTGTTTTTCCTCTTCTGTTGCACCCATTTGGTTCAGGATATTCAGCAAATGCATTTTCATATGTCCTTTCTGGATTCCCGTGGTTATCAGAGAGCGTAGTGCTCCGAAATTCTGAGCCAGTCCTGAAAC encodes:
- a CDS encoding DUF423 domain-containing protein, which produces MKTITLIFGAVYGMLSVILGAFGAHALKKILSVERLESFETGVRYQMYAAFFLLIVGYILKFETPSEKWTSLLMIIGTFMFSVSIYFLSLQDYLGVNLKFLGPITPLGGLLMILSWGMLIFYFAKNRM